Proteins encoded within one genomic window of Bufo gargarizans isolate SCDJY-AF-19 unplaced genomic scaffold, ASM1485885v1 original_scaffold_1055_pilon, whole genome shotgun sequence:
- the LOC122922916 gene encoding zinc finger protein 260-like, giving the protein MLSLDYKEDEDTRQRSSGENFITCNVHPGLHNAEPLNNSPKNEELSNDQSQIINPSPNLSYNHLKHEDSSTDQSQIITPNIRQKRGKMFNCEERGKQFRCKSELPVHRNQHKGEKPYSCSECGKCFTKKSSLDQHKRIHTGKKPYSCSECGKCFIEKKGLAKHLRIHTGEKPYSCSECGKCFNRKASLDLHKRVHTGEKPYSCSECGKCFTDKSYLPAHQRIHTGEKQHSCSECGKCFNRKSSLNLHKRIHTGEKPYSCSECGKCFTVRSNLLVHQRIHIGEKPHSCSECGKCFNQKSSLDLHKRIHIGEKPYSCSECGKFFIEKKDLTKHLRIHTGEKPFSCSECGKYFSDKNHLTTHQRSHTGEKPFSCSECGKCFARKCSLYQHKRIHTGEKPFSCSECGKCFARKCSLDLHKRIHTGEKPYSCSECGKCFIEKKDLTKHLRIHTGEKPYSCSECGKYFTDKSYLLAHQIIHTGEKPHSCSECGKCFNRKSSLDLHKRIHTGEKPYSCSECGKCFTARLYLVVHERIHTGEKPYSCLECGKCFTDRSYLLGHQRIHNEEKPHSCSECGKCFNRKSSLDLHKRIHTGEKPYSCSECGKCFTARLYLVVHERIHTGEKPYLCSECGKYFREKKHLTTHQRSHTGEKPFSCSECGKYFREKKHLTTHQRSHTGEKPFSCSECGKCFTHKSSLDQHKRIHTGEKPYSCSECGKCFIEKKGLTKHLRIHTGEKPYSCSECGKCFIEKKDLTKHLRIHTGEKPFSCSECGKCFTKKLSLDRHKRLHTEEKTC; this is encoded by the coding sequence ATGTTATCTCTAGATTATAAAGAAGATGAAGACACCAGGCagcgctcttcaggagaaaactTCATTACCTGtaatgtacatccaggacttcacaATGCAGAGCCATTAAATAATTCCCCCAAGAATGAGGAACTTTCTAATGACCAATCACAGATTATCAACCCAAGTCCAAATCTATCATATAACCATCTTAAACATGAGGATTCTTCTACTGATCAATCACAGATTATTACTCCAAATATAAGGCAGAAACGGGGTAAAATGTTTAATTGTGAGGAACGTGGAAAACAGTTCAGATGTAAGTCAGAGCTTCCTGTACACAGAAATCAACAcaaaggagagaagccgtattcatgttcagaatgtgggaaatgctttaccaAGAAATCAAGCCTTGATCAAcataaaagaattcacacaggaaagaagccatattcatgttctgaatgtggaaaatgtttcatagaaaaaaaaggtCTTGCTAAACATctcagaattcacacaggagagaagccgtattcatgttcagaatgtgggaaatgctttaaccGAAAAGCAAGCCTTGATCTACATAAAagagttcacacaggagagaagccatattcatgttcagagtgtggtaaatgttttacagataaatcataTCTGCctgcacatcagagaattcacacgggagagaagcaacattcatgttcagaatgtgggaaatgctttaaccGAAAATCAAGCCTTAATCTAcataaaagaattcacacaggagagaagccatattcatgttcagagtgtggtaaatgttttacagTTAGATCAAATCTGcttgtacatcagagaattcacataggagagaagccacattcatgttcagaatgtgggaaatgctttaaccAGAAGTCAAGCCTTGATCTACATAAAAGAATTCAcataggagagaagccatattcatgttctgaatgtggaaaatttttcatagaaaaaaaagatCTTACTAAACATctcagaattcacacaggagagaagccattttcatgttcagaatgtgggaaatattttagcGATAAAAACCATCTTACtacacatcagagaagtcacacgggagagaaaccattttcatgttcagaatgtgggaaatgctttgccaggaaatgcagtctttatcaacataagagaattcacacaggagagaaaccattttcatgttcagaatgtgggaaatgctttgccAGGAAATGCAGTCTTGATCTAcataaaagaattcacacaggagagaagccatattcatgttctgaatgtggaaaatgtttcatagaaaaaaaagatCTTACTAAACATctcagaattcacacaggagagaagccatattcatgttcagagtgtggtAAATATTTTACAGATAAATCATATCTGCTTGCACATCagataattcacacaggagagaagccacattcatgttcagaatgtgggaaatgctttaacaGGAAATCAAGCCTTGATCTAcataaaagaattcacacaggagagaagccatattcatgttcagagtgtggtaaatgttttacagCTAGATTATATCTGGttgtacatgagagaattcacacaggagagaagccatattcatgtttagaatgtggtaaatgttttacagataGATCATATTTGCTTggacatcaaagaattcacaatGAAGAGAAGCcacattcatgttcagaatgtgggaaatgctttaaccGGAAATCAAGCCTTGATCTAcataaaagaattcacacaggagagaagccatattcatgttcagagtgtggtaaatgttttacagCTAGATTATATCTGGttgtacatgagagaattcacacaggagagaaaccatatttatgttcagaatgtgggaaatatttcagagaaaaaaaacatcttaCTACAcaccagagaagtcacacaggagagaaaccattttcatgttcagaatgtgggaaatatttcagagaaaaaaaacatcttaCTACAcaccagagaagtcacacaggagagaaaccattttcatgttcagaatgtgggaaatgctttacccATAAATCAAGCCTTGATCAAcataaaagaattcacacaggagagaagccatattcatgttctgaatgtggaaaatgtttcatagaaaaaaaaggtCTTACTAAACATcttagaattcacacaggagagaagccgtattcatgttcagaatgtggaaaatgtttcatagaaaaaaaagatCTTACTAAACATctcagaattcacacaggagagaaaccattttcatgttcagaatgtgggaaatgctttaccaAGAAATTAAGTCTTGATCGACATAAGAGACTCCACACAGAAGAGAAGACATGTTGA